One Triticum dicoccoides isolate Atlit2015 ecotype Zavitan chromosome 3B, WEW_v2.0, whole genome shotgun sequence genomic window, GTGATGTTCTATCCAACTAGTATGTTGCTCCGCTCTACTCTGCTTTGCCCTGAGTTGAAATGCCCAGAGTCCTTCTTTAAGGTAGTGTTTCCAAGTGTTCAAATGTGGAGCAGCCGATCTGAAAATCTTGTCATTCCTGACTGACCATATACTCCAACAGCCCATTACCACAATGTCTAGtgcaatttcctgagaaagatgccCTACCGTCAGCAGGATCTCATCATAAGTAGAAATGCCTCTGTGTTTATTGGGGGTTAGATGATCCCAGCAAAGGAGAGAGAAAGGATAGTTTCAGAAGAGATGGACAAGAGTTTCCTCAGTACCCTCTAAGCATAGGGCACAGTTATAATCTTGTAAGAACATGCTTTTCCTGTGCAATAGATTCCTGGTGTTGAGTCTGTCCTATAGCAAAAGCCAGTAGATGATCTTGTGCATCAATCTACATGCAATACTCCAAAGATTTTTGAAGATGATGTGAGCTGAGCTATTTCCCATGAGCAGTTGATACATTTTCCTTGAGGAGTACTGAGGAGAAGACCAAGAATATGTCCATTGATCCTTATTTTCAGTTGCCACTCTGTTGTTAATCATCTGTAGCACCATATTTAATTGGGTATAAGCTTCATAGGAGAGTGGTCTATGGAATAAATGGTTGATGTCCTCCTGTGTCTGTAAATTGGTCATGAGTGAAGTGCATCCTAGGTCCTTGAACTATTTTTAAGGTGTCACATAGGTCCTTAAACTATGAAAAGTGCCATATAGGTCCTCAGAAATCCTTGAAGTGTAATAAGTGTGTGTATATGTGACACCTCTGAAATAGTTCAAGGACCTACGTGACACCTTCGAAATAGTTTGAGGACCAGAATGGCACACATATTGCACCTTGAGGACCTAGATGACGActttcatagttcgaggacctatgtgacacctctgaaatagttcgaggacctatgATGCACTTCACTCATTGATCATTGTAATGTCTTTGTCCAGTGTAAATGAATAAAGCTGCAGTATCTACATGATTGAAGCCACATTATAGATATACAACTCCAAACTTGCATATCTACATGATTGAAGCACCAGACTGTAGAACAATCATTGTACGGTAATTTTCATTAGTATATACTTGGTTATCTAAGATATGCACATATTTTACTAGTAAAATTATTTTACTATGTAATGTATACATATAGAATGACATTTTGGATCTCGGCCTTCATAGAGGCCAAATTTTTGAAAAAAACATTATACAAGTAAACAAGGATGTGAGGTGTAtgtgtctggaatttcagaataaAATACAATGAAGCGGCAACCTGTataaaaagacaaattcatggtaGTATCATGCATTTAAAAGCCTTTTTTTTTGCACAACCCTCATCTCAACGTATTCaatcctgaaaatttacacacttaTGTATTATGCCATCATGTATGCcggtattttttcagaattttttaaaatgtaaaaatatgaacttTAATGAATTTTGCATTTTGCGTTTAGAGGCTTTCATgaagctcggcctccaaaagcaaTTTCAGTTTCAAATGTCAACTATTAATACTTTTTCTGATGGTCTGACGGCATGTGCACTACACGTTTTTTCCTGTACCAAGATGGATCGGGTTTCACTATCATCTATTATCATCAGAGATGACGGCATGCGCACTAGTGTCAattcacaaactggagctaaattttcTTTCACAAACTAGTGCTGAGGAGATCGTGTTATTATACATAAAATATATCTGACGCGCAATTACGTGTCCCATCATTGCTTGTGCATCTTCCGTTTGTTGAGAAAGTTCCAGAGAACTCTAAGAACAACTGAACACACGTGAGCAGAGTCCCGTGCAACGTGGAAGTGATCCAGCAAGCGGAGTCACCGCTAACTTTTTGCAACCATGCTGCTAGCGCCACGCGTGCCGGCAGTCGCACCACCCGTTCCCAACGCAACGACGTTATATATATGCCCGAGATGCGAGAGACCGACCACATCACAACGATTAGCAAGCGGAGTAGCGGACCATCAATTTCTAGCGCATCGATCCATCCATCAAACTTCGAACACAAGCATTCTATCTGACAGCTCTAGCGGAGGCTGGTTCAGTAACAACAATGGCGTTCGTGCCGATCTGCGTGCAGTGCGGGACAAGAAGCAACCCGTGCCGGTGCAAGGTGGTCGGCCCGACGCTGGGATTCGTGGCGCTCGTCGTGGCCGGGGTGGTGGAGTGGCCGCTGGGCGCCGCCGTGTaccttttccgccaccgcaagggcCGCCGCATCATGGGTCACCCGGCCAGGGTCGTGTACCCTCGCGTCACCGGCGCAATCCCCATCTAATCGACCGCAGCATCTTCCTCTTCGGTGGTGATCTGTCACGAGGTACCGCCGTAGGCTTGTCAAGCTGTGTCATGTAATCTGGGAGGTTCGTCTCTCCGACTCTCAGCGTGTGTTTAATAAAGCGAGGTTTTTGTTGTCGCAGTATTTGCAAGGCTTCGCCGTGGCTGTACCTACTATTTGTTCGTCGATGTGAAGTAGAGTAGCTGTTTTGGTCACCCCGAGTGCTGTGTAATAGTATCGATCAACTTGACTCCTCTTTTCGGAAAATGCTCTTTATGTAATGCTCCCTCCGATCTTCTCTTTTCTGAAAAATGCTTCTTATGTAATGTTTCCTCCTATCCAAAATAAAATAAGTGTCATTGTCTTTTCTTAGAAAAAAACTCCATCATGTATTAATCAACTTAAAATGTCCGTACAATCATTTATTACAAACTCCGCCACACAGAGCGGAACAGAatgaaaaagaaaatcatcagATCTATTATCAAAACTAAACTTATCTCGGGAGCCACCAAATTTGCCCTGTTGATCTTTGAAATATGCAAATTCAACAGCATCTTTGAGATATTTACGACATCCTCCTTTAAATCAACAAGGGATGACATGTTCATACAATTTCTTCCAAGCACAAAGGGCACAACGGAGCAATCAATTTTTAAAATAATAGATACGTCTAGTGTCATTTCAATATACAGGCCCGGCAGGGACGCTCTAAGACGCTCTAAGTTTCGCTTCCTGACACTATTTTTAAAATGACGAATACGTCTAGTGTCATTCCAATATACAGGCCCGACAGAAACGCTCTAAGTTTCGCTTTCTGACACTATAGCAACCTCCTATATAATCGGTATTAATCTTGTAGACCTATGAGGTGGGGGCTGCCAATGAATAACCTTTCTCTCAATATTAATGGTCGGCTGAAATTCCACCTCTGCTTAGCTTTACTTTACCTTTATTGCATGCAATTTAGCATGACAAGATGAGAAAGATGCTCAATAAAGTTTTACGAAGCTCATTAAGTCTAAGATGGATTCCGTTTCCTTACCAAAGATCAAACCATTTCTCAGATGCTAAACTCTTCAGAACACGAAAATAGTTTGCTCGTGCAGACGAATTTAATTGATCTAATAAAATAAGAACCATTCCAGTCAATAGTTGAAAATCTCTTCATGGTAAATTCCACACTTCCTTCAGTGCCATATGAAATGCACGAGCCTTGGGATAACCCACCAACGCGTGGAAAGTACATTCATTTCCAGTACCATAGATTGAGCATGTACCTAGAATAGTTTGATGATGTTTGACCTTGTTGACTTGAACCGCCAGACTATCAGAAGCAGCTCTTCAGTCAAAAATTCTAATTTTTCAAGGAACATTAGCATTCCAAATATATTCCAGAGACTTCTATCCCCATTTATGACATCATTAGAATTGCCTAAATTGATTGATCCAGAGCCAGTCTATATGCACTCTTCATAAAAAATAAACCACTATTTTCATAGTGTCAAGCAATAAAATCTCCCTCACTCATTCTAAGAGTGTGTAACTTTAGGATCTTCACTGCATCATGGATAAGAAATAGATGTTTTTTATCCTATCCCCTAGTCTCAGTCAAAAATAAGTGTCATGGTTTTAGTTTAAATATAAATTAAATTCATGAATCATCTCCGATCCGAAGTAGATGTCGTGAAGTATTATTCAAACTAGTCATCATCGTCACCACCTCGGCGACGTCGAGGAAAAAACACTTGCAAAAGAGACAAATAGGTCTCCATTCCTCTAGCCGCCGTCAAAGGTAAGATTGGGAAGAGAAGGGGAACAGAGGCGACGGTATGCAGGGAAGTTATGGCATCATCTCTGTCAAAGGTAAGATTGGGAAGAGAAGGGGAACAGAGGCGACGGTATGCAGGGAAGTTATGGCATCATCTCTGTCTCGGGAAGCATTCTATCAGGCGAAATAGAATCTCATATGAGGGATACATTTCCTACCAATTCCTATCCAACATCTCATATGAGTGATACATTTCATACCAATTTCTATTCGACGTCTTTAgcatagagcatctacagccggacataGCAAATATGACATTTTAAACGTTCGCGGACGTGCCCGGTCAGTGATCAGGCATGTTCGTTTTGAGCCCCTATTTGTCCGTCCGCGCAGCCACCATTTTTATTTTTCTCCTCATATGCCTGGTCACTTGCACGTGATTGACGAAGATGAagacagaaaaaataaaaaataaaaaaataagagaaaaagtggTCCGCAGTGGGCATGTCTGCGAGCCCTCATATCCTCTCTATATTTAATATGAATATGAGAGTTCGCGAACAGCCCAGGAGTGTATAGGAATGATATGATGGGTCAGGTTGGGTCACattttttttctctcatttgttcgatttttttctctcatttgttCGATTAGTTCTCTTTTCTTTTATCCGGTCAGTAACTAGACGCGTCCGTGAACATATGAGAGATGGTTTGAGACGTTCGGCTGTAGATACTCTGTAGATACTCTTACAGACGTTTTCAAAACCTCGATTCTCCTTGGGCCGACTCATTTAAAGGTACTCAATGGACCGGTTGCTGGTTTTCCGAAGCCTTCCAGGCCTTTTTCCCTTTTTATTGGTTttgttccttttccttttctttttctaaaTACTTGAACTTTTTTTTATTGGTTTTCGTGAACTTTTCTAAATTTGCATTTTTTGTATTTAACGAACATTTTTAATTCATTAACTTGTttaaattttgtgatttttttatTTGTGAATGTTCTTTTAAAATTCATGgttttttttaaaattttataaATTTTTTAAtcaaatatgtgaacattttttgtgTTGAATTTGTTTTGAACCAGTGAACATTTTCCGAAATCAATGAACCTTTtttaatttgtgattttttttcaaatccatgaactattTACAATTTCATGTACTTTGTCTcagtttttatgaactttttgaatTAGTGAACTTTCCTAGATTCGTGAACATTTTTATTTCCTGAACTTtgaatccatgattttttttttcaaattttgtaaAAATATATTAAATATGTTGACTTTCCAGATTCCTAAACTTTAAAAAAAACACGAACCTTTTTATTTTCACGTTTTTTTTAAAGTCAATGGTCAACATAGGCCCTGATCAATAGTCAGTTGTGGCCACTCAATTGAGACCCGACGAAATCGAGCGAaccaaagaaaaaaaacagaaaccttTTTCTTTTGAGCCAGCAATCGAGGAACAAAGCCAGCGCTAGAAACATTGTGTTTGAGCACGAAAGTACCATTCTACAtccaggagcaaatgctcctggtgtgaacagtaaaatcaaaaaaaaatcaaaaaattctgaattttttttatgACATACTTTCACGAGTGTTTCTTGTGCATGAAAAAATTTATCACGAAATCACATTCATGAAAGTCGTGCCGAAAAAAACAAAATCAAAGCTTCAAAATGCTTTTGTAAGTAACATTTTCAGAgtatcgattttgttttttttacCACACCTTTCACCAATGTGATTTCGTGATGAAATTTTACATGCACAACAAATATTTATATAAGTATGCCAcacaaaaaattcagatttttttaacttttgtttgaattttttttatttcaactaggAGCATTTGCTTCTGGGTGTAGAAACTCCACTTCCGTTTGAGCAGGCCTATAAGTGTTTGGGAGTGATCTATGACCAGGAAATATagaaaatgatatatacatgggctTAGACTGACAATCAATGATATATACATGCTCATTGGACTGACAATCAGGGGCAGGCCCAAGGTTTGAAGGCCGAGTATTTGAGGGGTGGTGTATTCATTTTTGAAACCTAAAGGCCTTGTGTTTGATGTGTATAAACTAAATCATTAGTTGAGGGTCTTTTGCAAaggtcacctccaccttcttcggTGTTGACAAGTGGTGCACTGCATGTAAATCACTTCTCGTAACTTGTGTGATTTCTTTCTTTcatagattcatttattcaaaatgttttatctctcgaTCTGTGTGTTCAAATTCTGAATCACCttcaccgt contains:
- the LOC119281353 gene encoding uncharacterized protein LOC119281353 is translated as MAFVPICVQCGTRSNPCRCKVVGPTLGFVALVVAGVVEWPLGAAVYLFRHRKGRRIMGHPARVVYPRVTGAIPI